From Hermetia illucens chromosome 6, iHerIll2.2.curated.20191125, whole genome shotgun sequence, one genomic window encodes:
- the LOC119659825 gene encoding serine protease snake-like, translated as MILRTTFVYIFVFCGTAFGQYSGEPCTVQRTSAPGTCKIIQDCPVAISQIRRRQRITRCGFEGRNEVVCCPNPTLPPPPEPEPMISDDSPISQRKCKEYTEAVFEYIESVSLAVDAKNDRIRVDKCGHKTVPLIVGGELAKPREFPHMALLGFDKGGLRWSCGGTLVSDQYVLSAGHCLRTKAGNPGYVRLGELVLLSDEDEAEPQTLKIIEIILHPDYKTNSKYNDIGLAKMEKKVKLTPFIRPACLPTEFGGPETLAIASGWGHTEFGANEGSNHLLKVVLTKFSHQECNMTYVSQHYLEKKGLKDGIREETQLCAGSRTAMKDTCKGDSGGPLQVYHSNLYCMYTVIGVTSFGITCGNINIPGVYTRVYPYVNWIEKIVWPGQ; from the exons ATGATTTTGCGTACaacttttgtttatatttttgtgttttgtggAACCGCTTTTGGACAATATTCCG GTGAGCCATGTACAGTGCAGAGGACATCTGCTCCAGGAACCTGTAAAATTATCCAGGACTGTCCAGTTGCGATTTCACAGATTCGAAGACGTCAACGTATTACTCGATGTGGCTTCGAAGGACGAAATGAGGTCGTTTGCTGTCCAAATCCCACTCTACCCCCGCCTCCAGAGCCAGAACCAATGATCAGTGATGACTCTCCAATAAGTCAACGCA AGTGCAAGGAATACACTGAAGCAGTTTTCGAGTATATCGAATCAGTTAGTCTGGCTGTGGATGCGAAAAACGATCGAATACGAGTGGACAAATGTGGTCATAAAACAGTACCATTAATTGTTGGAGGTGAACTTGCTAAGCCAAGAGAATTTCCACATATGGCGTTGTTAGGGTTCGATAAAGGGGGGCTTAGGTGGTCTTGCGGTGGAACTCTGGTAAGCGACCAGTATGTTCTTTCCGCTGGTCACTGTTTACGCACAAAAGC AGGGAATCCAGGTTACGTTCGGTTGGGAGAATTAGTTCTCCTTTCTGACGAAGATGAGGCAGAACCACAAACATTGAAGATTATCGAAATCATCCTACATCCGGATTATAAAACTAATTCAAAATATAATGACATAGGTTTAGCCAaaatggagaagaaggtgaagttgACTCCATTCATTCGACCAGCGTGTTTACCAACTGAATTCGGTGGTCCTGAGACTCTGGCGATTGCATCTGGCTGGGGTCACACAGAATTTGGAGCAAACGAAGGTTCGAATCACCTGCTGAAAGTTGTATTGACGAAATTCAGTCATCAGGAATGTAACATGACATATGTAAGCCAACATTATCTGGAAAAGAAAGGACTGAAAGATGGCATTCGAGAGGAGACTCAACTTTGTGCTGGTTCAAGAACTGCGATGAAGGATACTTGCAAA gGTGATAGCGGCGGCCCACTTCAAGTTTATCATTCGAATTTGTACTGCATGTACACTGTGATTGGTGTTACGTCTTTTGGCATCACATGCGGTAATATTAACATTCCCGGTGTCTACACTCGTGTGTATCCTTACGTGAATTGGATTGAAAAAATAGTTTGGCCAGGTCAGTAA